GGTGCCGGTCGGCGGGACGGACTTCACCGCCGTGCTGCTGGTCCGCGGGCACCGCTACGAGTTCCGGGTCGCCGCCACCGACGGCGTCGACACCGGTACGCCGTCCGCGCCGGTCGCCGTGCTCGTCCGCTGAGAGACCGGCGGCGGCCGCGTCGCGCTGGACGAGCTGGCCCGGTCAGGCCCCGGCGGCGAGCCAGGAGTGCAGCAGGTGGTGGTCGATCGAGTCGGCGCGGCCCAGCGGCCGTCCGGCGGCCGCCCGCTCGCGCAGCTCGTCCCGGGTGAACCAGCGCGCCTCCAGCAGCTCCTCGCCGTCCACCCGCACCTCCTCGGACGCGGCGGTGGCCCGGAAGCCGACCATCAGGCCGGCCGGGAAGGGCCACGCCTGCGACCCCACGTACGCCAGGTCGGTCACCGTCACGCCGGCCTCCTCGGCCATCTCCCGCCGGACGGCGTCCTCCAGGCTCTCGCCCACCTCGACGAAGCCGGCGAGCGTCGAGTACGCCCCCTCGGGCGCGCCCGCGTGCCGGGCCAGCAGGCAGCGGTCGGGGGCGCCGGGCGCCTCGATCAGCACGATGACCGCCGGTTCGATCCGGGGGAAGAGGAGCCGGCCGCAGTCCGCCCGCGCGCACGACCGGACGTGTCCGCCGCCCCGGGCGACGGTCGACGCCCCGCACGTGCCGCAGAAGCGCTGCTGGCGGTGCCAGTGCAGCAGCCCCCGCGCGTACGCCTGGACGGCCGCCCCGGCCGGGGCGAGCCGGCCCACCAGCGCCCGGACGTCCACGGCGGCGTCCGCCACCGCCACCTCGACGGCGGCGGCCTCGGGCAGCCCGGAGAGGTCGACGGCGAAGACGGCCGAGCCCTCGTCCATGCCCAGGAAGACGGTCTCGTCGGCGACGGCGAGCGCCTTGGCCGCCCGTTCCCCGGTCAGCCGCACCGGCACGTCCCCCGCGACCAGGCAGCGGTCCCGCCAGAGCGGCAGCAGGGTGCTCGCCGGGTCCGCCAGCAGCGCGGCGATCCGTTCCGGGTCGGTACGCAGTTCCCCCGCCCGGTCCAGCCAACCGCCCCCGTACGCCAGGACCGCCTCGTCCGCTCCCATGCCCCTACCGTGCCATGCCCGCCGGCCCGCCCGACGACCGGCCGGTGTCCCCCGACACGCCGTGCGACACGCCGCGACGCGACGGGTGGGGCGCTGGCTCCCGCCCCGCCGCAGCGCCGGTTACCGTAGGTGTCTTCCGGGCGGAGGCGCGCTCCCCCGTTGTGGTACGTCCGATCGAGGTGACCGTGACGCTGTACGGCGAGCAGACTCCACCCGCCGACGACCGGCCCACCGTGCAGGTCAAGGCTGTGACCTGGCCCGGTGACGAGCCGGAGCCGGCCGCGCCGGCGGGCAGGCCGGGCGGGTCACGGTCCCGCCGGTTCCGCCTGCTGCTGGCCGCCGGGGCCGCCGCGGCGGTGCTGGCCTCCGTGGCGGGGGCGGGCGCCTACGCGTACGCCGGTGACGTGCCGCGCGGGACGACGGTGCTCGGCGCGGAGCTGGGCGGCCGGAGCCGCGCGGACGCCGCCCGGGAGTTGCGGACCGAGCTCGAACGCCGCGCCGGCACGCTCAACGCCCCGCTGTCGGTACGCGTCGGCGAGCGGACCGCCACGATCGACCCGGCCACCGTCGGCCTGGCGGTCGACGTCGACGCCACCGTGGCGGCGGCGGCCGAGGCCGAGGCGCACGCCGTCGACCGACTCGTGGGGTCCCGGGCGGTGCAGCCGGTGGTGACCGTGGACGCGGCCCGGCTCGACGCCGCCCTGGAGAAGGTCGTCGGCGACCAGGGCCGGAAGATGACCATGCCGGCGATCACCTGGAAGGGCACCACGCCGAAGGCGGTGCACCCGAAGCCGAGCCTCGCGCTGGATCCGGAACGGTCGGCGCAGGTGGTGCGGGAGGGCTGGCTCAGCGGCCAGCCGGTGACCGTGCCGCTGGTCGAGACGCACCCGGCGACCACCATCGAGGAGGTGGACCGGCTGGTCGCCGAGCTGGCGAAGCCGGCCGTCGCCGCCCCGGTCACGCTGACCACCGGCAAGGGCTCGGTGCAGATCCCGCCGAAGGCGATCGCGAGGAGCCTCCGGTTCACCGCCGACAAGGCCGGCAAGCTGACCCCGCAGGTCGACGTGAAGCGGCTGCGGGCCGCGCTCGGCGACGAACTGGCCGCGATCGAGGTGCCGCCGAGGGACGCCCGGATGACCATCTCCGGCGGCAAGCCGAAGGTCGTCGACGGCAAGCCCGGGCAGCAGCTCGACAGCGCGGCCCTCGGCCGCGACCTGCTCGCCGTCCTGCCGAAGGCCGACGACCGGAAGGTCACCGGCGAGCTGAAGCCGGCGGAGCCGGAGCTGACCGCGGAGAAGCTGGCCGGCCTGGGCATCAAGGAGCGGGTCTCCACCTTCACCACGCACTTCACCGGTGGGCTCTCCTCGCCGCGCAGCCAGAACATCGTCACGATCGCGAAGGACGTGGACGGCACGGTGGTGCTGCCCGGCGAGA
The window above is part of the Micromonospora sp. M71_S20 genome. Proteins encoded here:
- the nudC gene encoding NAD(+) diphosphatase encodes the protein MGADEAVLAYGGGWLDRAGELRTDPERIAALLADPASTLLPLWRDRCLVAGDVPVRLTGERAAKALAVADETVFLGMDEGSAVFAVDLSGLPEAAAVEVAVADAAVDVRALVGRLAPAGAAVQAYARGLLHWHRQQRFCGTCGASTVARGGGHVRSCARADCGRLLFPRIEPAVIVLIEAPGAPDRCLLARHAGAPEGAYSTLAGFVEVGESLEDAVRREMAEEAGVTVTDLAYVGSQAWPFPAGLMVGFRATAASEEVRVDGEELLEARWFTRDELRERAAAGRPLGRADSIDHHLLHSWLAAGA
- a CDS encoding VanW family protein, coding for MTVTLYGEQTPPADDRPTVQVKAVTWPGDEPEPAAPAGRPGGSRSRRFRLLLAAGAAAAVLASVAGAGAYAYAGDVPRGTTVLGAELGGRSRADAARELRTELERRAGTLNAPLSVRVGERTATIDPATVGLAVDVDATVAAAAEAEAHAVDRLVGSRAVQPVVTVDAARLDAALEKVVGDQGRKMTMPAITWKGTTPKAVHPKPSLALDPERSAQVVREGWLSGQPVTVPLVETHPATTIEEVDRLVAELAKPAVAAPVTLTTGKGSVQIPPKAIARSLRFTADKAGKLTPQVDVKRLRAALGDELAAIEVPPRDARMTISGGKPKVVDGKPGQQLDSAALGRDLLAVLPKADDRKVTGELKPAEPELTAEKLAGLGIKERVSTFTTHFTGGLSSPRSQNIVTIAKDVDGTVVLPGETFSLNGHTGERGYAQGYRDAPVILDGKLVPGVGGGTSQFTTTLFNATYYAGLEDVEHKPHSYWFSRYPAVIESTIFWPDLDFKFRNNTEHGVLIDTSYTSSSITVSIWSTKIWDSVKTEYSPRRNITHPKTVYLEPGPTCIPASGSQGFTQDAFRVFKKDGKVVKREKFTWRYSAEPRFICGREPS